One region of Ptiloglossa arizonensis isolate GNS036 chromosome 8, iyPtiAriz1_principal, whole genome shotgun sequence genomic DNA includes:
- the Gabpi gene encoding zinc finger DHHC-type palmitoyltransferase GABPI, with amino-acid sequence MTVWERLRNPCGWRAGAKQISVDAMIPIFAVPTLAVIAAQTVLCTVIIFVATPLMIYYLHHNFLRFLLRTKFFLMWTITSVVMLMLIFERNVVPLLEILPEENLVFIICVFGGLLCGYKSKINADSATQEGTLTQGLELGEGSGELCITCRRRAPPKAHHCRMCQTCILNREYHCKWLDCCIGSSNLKWYMGCLFFSAVAFIYGSNLTMTSVCHPFILVGTILLPDDCSDVYHQLDIALCFVSALYSLLVGLVVLFYLIYHLWLIYLGTTSNERRLLETGSQYDHGTLKILSRLFCCKT; translated from the exons ATGACTGTTTGGGAGAGACTGCGAAATCCTTGTGGTTGGAGGGCTGGTGCTAAACAAATTTCAGTCGATGCGATGATACCGATTTTTGCGGTTCCAACATTGGCGGTGATAGCCGCGCAAACAGTGCTGTGTACTGTAATTATATTCGTCGCGACACCGTTAATGATCTACTACTTGCATCACAATTTCTTAAGGTTTTTACTACGAACTAAATTTTTTCTTATGTGGACAATTACAAGCGTCGTCATGTTGATGctaatatttgaaagaaatgtCGTACCGTTGTTAGAGATCTTACCAGAAGAAAATCTAGTGTTTATAATTTGTGTCTTTGGAGGTCTATTGTGCGGTTACAAGAGTAAGATAAATGCAGACTCTGCTACACAGGAAGGTACTTTGACCCAAGGTCTAGAACTTGGCGAAGGAAGCGGAGAACTTTGCATTACGTGCAGGAGAAGAGCACCGCCGAAAGCGCATCATTGTCGCATGTGTCAGACGTGTATTTTGAATAGGGAATATCATTGTAAATG GTTGGATTGTTGCATAGGTTCCAGCAACTTGAAATGGTATATGGGATGTTTGTTTTTCTCTGCCGTAGCTTTTATCTATGGCTCCAATTTAACCATGACTAGCGTTTGCCATCCGTTTATACTTGTCGGTACTATACTTTTACCGGACGATTGCAGCGACGTCTATCACCAATTGGA CATCGCCCTCTGCTTCGTCTCGGCACTCTACAGCTTGCTTGTTGGTCTAGTGGTACTTTTCTATTTAATATATCATCTTTGGTTAATTTACCTGGGTACAACATCGAACGAGCGACGTCTTCTCGAAACTGGAAGCCAATACGATCATGGcacattgaaaattttatccCGATTATTTTGCTGCAAAACTTAG